In one Chionomys nivalis chromosome 13, mChiNiv1.1, whole genome shotgun sequence genomic region, the following are encoded:
- the Fam240b gene encoding protein FAM240B — translation MNSQYMRREVFCCETCDELKSFWEKEISKQTCYRELEEDRQERSALRKLREEWRQRLEKRLRMLDNPDEEGKQANPEN, via the exons ATGAACAGCCAGTACATGCGCAGGGAAGTCTTCTGCTGTGAGACATGCGATGAGCTCAAAAGCTTCTGGGAAAAGGAGATTAGCAAGCAGACTTGCTACCGAGAACTTGAAGAAGATCGTCAGGAGAGAAGCGCTCTGAGAAA GCTTCGAGAagaatggaggcagaggctggagaagagGCTGAGAATGCTGGACAATCCTGACGAGGAGGGAAAGCAGGCTAACCCCGAGAACTGA
- the LOC130885568 gene encoding LOW QUALITY PROTEIN: spermatogenesis-associated protein 31-like (The sequence of the model RefSeq protein was modified relative to this genomic sequence to represent the inferred CDS: substituted 1 base at 1 genomic stop codon), translating into MENLPSLLXSIYAIWLSLSSTMDTMDMILAIVCGLGLYLLLLPFIDSHLSLPLPNIKFTRKPQRQMTWQSRYRKKFGTHSRKDPKAWRESLEKLKEKEKDESFLEEISPGYHLNYLGNMFKSPSTKQDRTIMPPFWNLKEKSEQQMTTQKLSYPTILGDDFQEKYNQLFWGLPSLHSESLVATAWIPQASSTLPSPFFLFNVISTAYPVQMRDKMSPVHSCTRPLSYLDLQSPPLILSPPQFQAPAPNQVHPQSPLPAQLPSSLPYTSDYGDYGPSCSQSQSQSQCLPTEIQHREGHSLTKLESRLPLPLMVQRPQEVYDVLAPNLSQDWAVSILPDNFPISCELREKLEQHIQKWLIQHRWDLPCKIQESLEVMQLQNTVTGPCQTRDKPGPSRSSVSMGNHSKDDHKVRFQIKKESGKNLGPILGNISKDPNRYLEKAPVTLQGANLLKSERNPVKNLKRDSKTDSTEHINKLKSTLKAHVGTKSEQINQGLIPLSVRRSWLALNNGFSMSDIQMETKKLASSKTSEKSVNSSQKLAFLDPGTHQALEEHIVRFWVKHRWGLPLKMLKPVNLFKFKKVESLPVALCDLPSSTTSVSGTSSAVEVVRFLGKPCQTCLREVVIEDSSPSLGSLLLVASPSCKGIKRTLRAFPSGANHEPSQVLPTKSESKHHSETLKHKVMDTPSQSGTVLEKEKETQVVLLLPRRTSIQNPGAHSHQAKTISEFPQSVETESASQPQVYTSAVLLPEHSKSTLLPADTLASLGLGDIVLVGGDNSLVQQKTSTPNHQVSPKSQIKMLAPTYQGEETKRPSKGNHEGPKLTRVKEKEDKFIRKHQPLPKPTQVPPESPFQKLVSRFLRWIHPKKAIKGQESPPKKGKPTAATAQSPRNQVKKPRVDSNVAEAQELTTAIGQMLEKKMIQQRKQCASKLKQHRETPPPPAPQSSYGHKPTSGSEQRRAPSHPANSSYQRYSTKERHIKSQPSQKNVPFRNEPQTLQNPSLLPRNTTLNLVSSSQNETIMPAVSSYHLCCPRHCAVRRSIYSQLENSSLVFTSKKA; encoded by the exons ATGGAGAATCTTCCCTCTCTTCTGTAAAGCATATATGCCATATGGCTGAGCCTCAGCTCCACGATGGACACAATGGACATGATATTGGCCATTGTGTGTGGACTGGGGCTCTACCTTCTGTTACTTCCCTTCATTGATAGTCATCTGTCTCTACCGCTACCCAATATAAAGTTCACCAGGAAG cctcAAAGGCAGATGACTTGGCAGAGTCGGTACAGGAAAAAGTTTGGGACTCATTCTAGGAAAGATCCCAAAG CTTGGAGAGAAAGCCTggaaaagctgaaagaaaaagaaaaagatgaatcaTTTCTAGAAGAAATTAGCCCAGGATACCATTTGAATTATTTAGGGAACATGTTTAAGTCACCAAGTACTAAGCAAGACAGAACTATTATGCCACCCTTCTGGAAcctgaaagaaaaatcagaacagCAGATGACCACTCAGAAACTATCATATCCCACCATCTTGGGGGACGATTTTCAAGAGAAATACAACCAGCTCTTTTGGGGTCTCCCTTCTCTGCACAGTGAATCTCTAGTGGCCACTGCCTGGATCCCTCAGGCTTCTtctactctcccttctccctttttcttaTTCAATGTCATCTCAACTGCTTATCCAGTTCAAATGCGGGATAAAATGTCTCCAGTGCATTCCTGTACACGTCCTCTGTCCTACCTGGACCTCCAATCTCCACCCTTAATTCTGTCTCCACCCCAATTCCAGGCCCCAGCTCCGAATCAAGTCCATCCTCAATCCCCTCTCCCAGCCCAACTACCCTCTTCTCTACCCTACACAAGTGATTATGGAGATTATGGACCATCTTGTTCTCAGTCACAAAGTCAGTCACAGTGTCTCCCTACTGAAATACAACACAGAGAAGGGCACTCGCTAACAAAACTAGAAAGTAGGCTGCCTTTACCCTTGATGGTCCAGAGACCTCAAGAAGTCTATGATGTCTTGGCACCCAACCTTTCCCAAGACTGGGCAGTCTCTATCCTTCCTGACAATTTTCCTATCAGCTGTGAGCTCCGAGAGAAACTGGAGCAACACATTCAAAAGTGGCTCATTCAACACCGATGGGACCTTCCTTGTAAGATCCAAGAGTCTCTGGAAGTGATGCAGCTTCAGAACACAGTAACAGGACCTTGTCAAACCAGAGACAAACCAGGCCCCTCACGATCCTCTGTGTCTATGGGCAACCACAGCAAGGATGACCACAAGGTGAGATTCCAAATAAAAAAGGAATCTGGAAAAAATTTGGGACCAATTCTTGGAAACATCTCAAAAGATCCAAACAGGTACTTGGAAAAAGCTCCAGTAACATTACAAGGGGCAAATCTTTTGAAATCAGAAAGAAATCCAGTGAAGAACTTGAAGAGAGACTCCAAAACTGACTCAACGgaacacataaacaaattaaaaagcacCCTGAAAGCTCATGTGGGCACAAAGTCAGAGCAAATCAATCAAGGTCTGATCCCTCTGAGTGTGCGTCGATCCTGGCTTGCTCTGAACAATGGTTTTTCCATGTCTGATATCCAAATGGAAACTAAGAAATTAGCATCCTCTAAGACATCAGAAAAATCCGTGAACTCTTCACAGAAGCTTGCCTTTCTTGATCCAGGCACTCACCAGGCCCTGGAGGAACATATTGTTAGGTTTTGGGTGAAGCACAGGTGGGGTCTACCCCTCAAGATGCTCAAGCCCGTAAatctttttaagtttaaaaaagttGAGTCCTTGCCTGTTGCACTGTGTGACTTGCCCTCCTCAACCACCTCTGTATCTGGGACCAGTTCAGCAGTTGAGGTAGTCAGGTTCCTAGGAAAACCATGCCAGACATGTTTGAGAGAGGTGGTAATTGAGGATTCTTCTCCATCACTAGGGAGTCTTCTCCTTGTTGCCTCTCCTTCCTGTAAGGGTATCAAGAGAACCCTGAGAGCATTTCCATCTGGTGCTAACCATGAGCCTTCACAGGTCCTGCCAACCAAATCAGAGAGCAAGCATCATTCTGAAACTCTCAAACATAAAGTCATGGATACACCATCTCAGAGTGGGACTGtcttagagaaagagaaagagacccaggTAGTCCTTTTACTGCCTAGAAGGACCAGTATCCAAAACCCAGGGGCACACAGTCACCAGGCAAAAACAATTAGCGAGTTTCCGCAAAGTGTGGAGACAGaatcagccagccagccacaggTCTATACCAGTGCTGTGCTCCTTCCTGAACATTCCAAGAGCACACTGCTTCCTGCAGACACTTTGGCTTCCCTTGGGTTAGGTGACATTGTGTTGGTAGGAGGGGACAATAGCCTGGTGCAGCAGAAGACCAGTACTCCAAACCATCAAGTCTCACCGAAGAGCCAAATCAAAATGTTGGCACCTACTTACCAAGGTGAGGAAACTAAAAGACCAAGTAAAGGAAATCATGAAGGGCCCAAGCTCACCAGAGTCAAGGAGAAGGAAGATAAATTTATAAGAAAGCATCAGCCCCTTCCAAAACCCACACAAGTTCCTCCAGAAAGCCCCTTCCAAAAACTTGTGAGTCGCTTTCTTCGGTGGATTCACCCCAAGAAAGCAATCAAAGGGCAGGAATCTCCTCCTAAGAAAGGCAAGCCTACAGCAGCTACTGCCCAGAGTCCACGAAACCAAGTAAAGAAACCACGCGTGGACAGCAATGTTGCTGAGGCCCAGGAACTTACAACAGCCATTGGACagatgctagaaaaaaaaatgatacagcaACGTAAACAATGTGCTTCCAAGTTAAAACAGCACCGGGAAACGCCTCCACCCCCTGCCCCTCAGTCCTCCTATGGCCATAAGCCAACTTCTGGCTCAGAGCAAAGAAgagcacccagccacccagccaatTCCTCCTACCAAAGGTATTCTACAAAGGAGAGGCACATCAAAAGCCAACCATCTCAGAAAAATGTACCATTTAGAAATGAACCACAGACCCTTCAGAATCCCAGCCTCTTGCCCCGTAACACAACTTTGAACCTAGTGAGTTCCTCTCAGAATGAAACAATAATGCCAGCTGTTTCAAGTTACCATCTCTGCTGTCCTAGGCACTGTGCTGTTCGGAGAAGTATCTATAGCCAACTAGAAAATTCCTCTCTAGTTTTCACTAGTAAAAAAGcataa
- the LOC130885806 gene encoding transforming protein RhoA-like — translation MAAIRKKLVTVGDGACGKTCLLIVFSKDQFPEVYVPTVFENYVADIEVDGKQVELALWDTAGQEDYDRLRPLSYPDTDVILMCFSIDSPDSLENIPEKWTPEVKHFCPNVPSILVGNKKDLRNDEHTRRELAKMKQEPVKPEEGRDMANRTVALGYMECSAKTKDGVRQVFEMTTRAALQVRRGKKKSGCLIL, via the coding sequence ATGGCTGCCATCAGGAAGAAACTGGTGACTGTTGGTGATGGAGCTTGTGGTAAGACGTGCTTGCTCATAGTCTTCAGCAAGGACCAATTCCCAGAGGTTTATGTGCCCACGGTGTTTGAAAACTATGTGGCAGATATTGAAGTGGATGGAAAGCAGGTAGAGTTGGCTTTGTGGGACACAGCTGGACAGGAAGATTATGATCGCCTAAGGCCTCTCTCCTACCCAGACACGGATGTTATACTGATGTGCTTCTCCATTGACAGCCCTGATAGTTTAGAAAACATCCCAGAAAAATGGACTCCAGAAGTCAAGCATTTCTGTCCCAATGTGCCCAGCATCCTGGTTGGGAACAAGAAGGATCTTCGGAATGATGAGCACACAAGACGGGAGTTAGCTAAAATGAAGCAGGAGCCGGTAAAACCTGAAGAAGGCAGAGATATGGCAAACAGAACTGTCGCTTTGGGGTACATGGAGTGTTCAGCAAAGACCAAAGATGGAGTGAGACAGGTTTTTGAAATGACCACGAGAGCTGCTCTGCAAGTCAGACGTGGGAAGAAAAAATCTGGGTGCCTCATTTTGTGA